A stretch of DNA from Spirosoma endbachense:
AATAAGATTAGGCATAGGTTTTCCGCGTTCGTACTCTGAGAGTTGATCAACTACAGATTCCATAAGCGTTGTACCGCCAGGGCGGAAAAGTTTTTGATCAAATATGATTAACCTGACTAATTATTTATTCGCTAATTCACTAAATCTAAACAACCATGGCACACATTGCTATTCCCATTCCCTCGACACCCGGCAAACAGGACATCGAAATCGATGTAACGATCAACGGTAAAAAACATGAACTACACTATCGGGTGGAGCTTTTTTACTGGGGTGACTGCACTATTCCAACCTTCGACCGGGTGGACTGTCTGCGCGAAATGATCTCCCATTACGATCAGAATTGGACACTCTACTACATTGGTGCACCGACCGATGATTTTGTGCCCATCGCGTTTGTGAAAAAGGGCGATCGGGAAATCCAGCGTAAGCTGTTAACCGGTGCTATCTGAGCCTATAGATCCAACATCTACTCAATCAAACTGTTAAAAAGCCATGTTCCGCAACTACATCAAAATTGCTTTTCGCAATCTGTCGAAACACAAAACCTTCAGTTTTATTAACATTACTGGTGTAGCTGTGGGGCTGGCTTGTTTCCTGCTTATTGCGCTTTACGTACGGGATGAACTAAGTTACGACCGCTATAACGCCAATGCCGACCGTATTTACCGCGTTACCAGAACGTTTCTATCATCGGAAGGAACTGCTTCTCTGAAACTGGCGCAGGCCGCTCCACCATTCGGGCCTTTGATCAAGCAGGACTTCCCCGACGTAGAGCAGGTTGTTCGAACGATTGATAACAATGGGTTGCTGCGCTACGGCGAACATTCGTTCAATGAGGAGAATATGTATCTGGCTGAAGCCAATCTGTTCAAGGTATTGAGTTTCCAGCTTGTCAGTGGTAATCCCGATCAGGCACTGGTGAATCCGTTCTCGATTATGTTCTCCCGGCCAATGGCGGAGAAATATTTTGGTAAGGAAAACCCGGTTGGCAAGACTGTACGACTCAATAACCAGTATGATCTGACCGTAACGGGAGTCTATGAGCCATTGCCCGCACAAGCTCATTTTCATCCCAGTTTTTTGATGTCATTTTCGACGTTGAACGACCCCCGTTTATACGGTGCCGAGGGGTTGCGGACCAACTGGAGCAACAACTCGTTCAATACCTATCTGTTACTGAAACCGGGAGCCAATCCACAACGTGTTGAGGCCGCTTTCCCCGAATTTCAGAACAAACACGTTCCGGCAGAAGGGGGTAATAAACCCTCTACATGGTCGGTGCTGAACTTGCAGAATATTGCTGACATTCATCTTCGTTCGCATACCGATTCGGAGCTGGAAGCAACCGGCGACATAAAATACATTTATCTGTTTTCGGCAATCGGTCTGTTCATACTGCTGATTGCCTGCATCAATTACATGAATCTGGCAACAGCTCGCTCGGCTGGGCGGGCAAGGGAGGTGGGTATGCGCAAGGTTGTAGGGGCCTTGCGCTCCCAACTTATCAGCCAGTTTCTAAGCGAGTCGATTATTTTGGTTCTGTTTGCCCTGGGTGTCGCTATTGTTCTGGTGCTCATTTGTCTGCCTGCACTGAACAGCTTTACGCATAAGCAACTCGAATTTAGCCAACTCCTCGATCCGGTCTTCCTAAGCATTCTGGTCGCTATTACCCTGTTGACCGGTTTGGTCGCGGGTAGCTATCCGGCATTCTTTCTGACCTCGTTCCGGCCGCTGGGCGTATTAAAAGGGCAGATTACGTCGGCTATGCGTACCGGCAAATTACGCCAGACACTGGTTGTTACGCAGTTTGCCATTGCCGTTGCGCTGATCATCAGTACAGTGGTGGTCTACAATCAGATGAAGTATATTCAGGATTACCGGTTAGGCTATAAGAAAGATCAGGTGCTGTTGCTGCCCGATGTGGGCGATTCAACGACGAACTATGAGACCCTTAAACAGCAACTGAAAGAAACGGGTATTGTCGGCGAGGTGGGTCGTTCGTCGCGGATACCGTCGGGACGTTTGCTGGACTCGTATGATGCCTATGCCGAAAAAGGCGACACGATGGCCCCGGTTACCATTAACCTGCGCGGTTTGCGGGTAGATTATGATTTCATTCCGGCCTACCAGATAGGCATGGCGGCTGGCCGTAATTTCTCCCGTTCGTATTCGACCGATACGTCAATGATCGTGTTGAACGAAACAGCGGTCCGGTTGTTAGGCTGGACACCCCAGCAGGCCATTGGCAAGTCGTTTCGCTATGGCCCCGCAAACGGCCAGATCATCGGCGTAACGAAAGATTACCATTTTGAGTCGCTACATCAGAAAGTAGCGGCTATTGCCATGGTCATGTCAACCGAAGATTTCAATTGGTTATCCATTCCGATACAGGGGAATGTGCCTGCCGGAGTCCGACACGTTGAATCGGTCTGGAAGCGGTTTTTTCCGCAACGTCCGTTCGACTATCAGTTTCTGGACGAGCGCTTTGGCCGGCTTTACGCTCGTGAACAAACGCAACAGACGTTGTTCAGTGTTTTCGCCAGCGTTGCCATTCTGATTTCGTGCCTGGGTTTGTTTGGTTTGTCCATGTTCATGGCTGAGCAGCGTACCAAAGAAATTGGCGTTCGGAAAGTGCTGGGGGCGTCGGTGTCCAGTCTGGTCGCCCTGTTATCGCAGGATTTCCTGAAACTGGTTGGTATCGCTATTCTGATTGCGTCGCCCCTGGCCGGCTGGGCTATGGCACAGTGGCTCGAAGGATTCGCCTATCATACCGCGCTCAGTTGGTGGGTGTTCGGATTGGCGGCTATACTGGCGGTTAGCATTGCCCTGTTTACCGTTAGCTTCCAGAGCATCAAAGCCGCGTTGGTCAATCCGGTGAAGAGTTTACGAAGCGAATGATGTAGAGACTGCCTGCCGGAACATTCCGACCCGTTTCTACAAACGACCTGTCCGCAAATGGTCAGCGATGCCGTCCGTTTGCGGACAGGTCGTTTTGTGGTAGGGCTCACAGTGAGTTTAAACGCAAAATTGACGTTATGGCATAGGAGTTGAGCTTGAATTACTGATCTGATTATCTGACGAATAGGAAACTTATTCGCGCTGGAGTTAACGCTAACCAACCTAAACGACTCATGATGAAATGCTTTTTCAGTACTTGTCGTATGCCCATTCGCGAATACGCTCTATGCGCAGAGTGAGAAATACAACAGCCAGCAAACACCCGGTTAATAGCCTCACGTCCGGAACTATGCCTTCAAGATCGGGTAACTCAGTACGTCGCAGTAAAATATTGTAGGAATAGCTCGTGACATTCCGGGTAAACAACCAGTTACGCTGTCAATCAACGATCAGGGGAGGATGTACAACCGGCCCGACTGACCTAATCTAAAACCAACCATGATCTTAAACTACCTGAAAATCACCCTGCGCAATCTGCGTAAAAATCGGGTGTTCTCGCTCATTAATAGTGCAGGCCTGGCACTCGGCATTGCCGCCTTTGTGCTAATTCTGGAATACGTTGCCTACGAACGGAGCGTGAACAGCTTTCATGCGAATCTGCCCACACTGTACCGAATGCTGTCGCAAACCAAATCGGGCGATATC
This window harbors:
- a CDS encoding ABC transporter permease produces the protein MFRNYIKIAFRNLSKHKTFSFINITGVAVGLACFLLIALYVRDELSYDRYNANADRIYRVTRTFLSSEGTASLKLAQAAPPFGPLIKQDFPDVEQVVRTIDNNGLLRYGEHSFNEENMYLAEANLFKVLSFQLVSGNPDQALVNPFSIMFSRPMAEKYFGKENPVGKTVRLNNQYDLTVTGVYEPLPAQAHFHPSFLMSFSTLNDPRLYGAEGLRTNWSNNSFNTYLLLKPGANPQRVEAAFPEFQNKHVPAEGGNKPSTWSVLNLQNIADIHLRSHTDSELEATGDIKYIYLFSAIGLFILLIACINYMNLATARSAGRAREVGMRKVVGALRSQLISQFLSESIILVLFALGVAIVLVLICLPALNSFTHKQLEFSQLLDPVFLSILVAITLLTGLVAGSYPAFFLTSFRPLGVLKGQITSAMRTGKLRQTLVVTQFAIAVALIISTVVVYNQMKYIQDYRLGYKKDQVLLLPDVGDSTTNYETLKQQLKETGIVGEVGRSSRIPSGRLLDSYDAYAEKGDTMAPVTINLRGLRVDYDFIPAYQIGMAAGRNFSRSYSTDTSMIVLNETAVRLLGWTPQQAIGKSFRYGPANGQIIGVTKDYHFESLHQKVAAIAMVMSTEDFNWLSIPIQGNVPAGVRHVESVWKRFFPQRPFDYQFLDERFGRLYAREQTQQTLFSVFASVAILISCLGLFGLSMFMAEQRTKEIGVRKVLGASVSSLVALLSQDFLKLVGIAILIASPLAGWAMAQWLEGFAYHTALSWWVFGLAAILAVSIALFTVSFQSIKAALVNPVKSLRSE